AAAAAGGGATGTTTTAGAAAGGCTGGAACAAAAGAAACAACTCTCTACCACCATCCCGAAACTCACCGGTCCATCTCTTCAACCTCTTACAGGGGCCATAAAACTGCCTCTATCTTTGATGAGGGAAAAAATTGCAAAGCGGCTTTTAGAAAGTAAAACCACTATTCCTCATTTTTATTTGGAAACTGAAGTTTCAGTTACAGCTCTTTCTCATTTTAGAAATGAACTCAATCAGTACTACTCTCAGCAAGAACCATCGTGGAAATTTACCTATAATGACTTTATTCTAAAAGCCACCATAGAAGCCCTAAAAAGAGTTCCTTCTGTGAATGCTTCATGGAATGGAGACTCCATATTGCGCTATAACTCTATTAATATCGCTTTTGCTGTGGCTATTGAAGATGGTCTTATTACTCCGGTTATAAAGGACGGCCAAAATAAATCACTCATGATGCTTTCTAAAGAAGCTAAGGAACTGATTCAAAAAGCCCAGGAAAGAAAGTTGACTCCAGAAGAATATACGGGTGGGACCATTACTGTTTCTAATTTAGGAATGTATGGGATAGAAAATTTCTATGCCATTATTGATCCACCTCAAGTCATGATTCTGGCTATTGGAGCAATTATTAAAAAACCCATTGTCGATGGACAAAATAATATTGTTATTGGTGAAGTCATGCGAGTGAGTGCCTCCTGTGACCATAGGGTAGTTGATGGAGCAACTGGAGCAAAATTTTTAAAAGAATTTAAACAACTCATGGAAAATCCTCTTTCCATGTTAGTATAAAAAAAACTGTTCTATGAATAACGACTTGGACCTAATTGTCATTGGTGGGGGTCCCGCTGGATATGTTGCTGCTTTACGAGCCGCCCAAATAGGAAAAAAAGTGGCCGTGATTGAAGAAGATAAACTAGGGGGAGTATGTTCTAATTGGGGATGTATTCCGACCAAAGCATTGCTTAAGACAGCAGAACTTTTAGAATCATGTCGTAGAGCAGACTCTTTTGGACTAGAAATTTCGGGATTAAAATTTGATTATGCCAAAGTTATTGCAAGGAGCAGGCAATCAGCAACTCGCATGTCTTCAGGAGTGGAATATCTATTTAAGTCCAGGGGAATCAGATGGATCAAAGCTAGAGCAAAAATTAATAAAGAAAAAAAAATAAGGGTATTTTACCCTGCTGAAAAAACCGAAGAACTCCATAGCCCTTTTATACTGATCTGCACAGGTTGCAAGCCCAAAACTATTCCTTCAATCAAGGTTGACGGCAAAATAATTTTTACGAGCAGAGAAGCATTAGAATCTACAAGACTACCCAAAAAAATCGTTATTGTTGGAGGAGGTGCTATAGGGATAGAATTTGCTTATTTTTATAGATGCTTGGGATCAGAAGTCGTTGTGGTCGAAATGACTTCTCATATCCTTCCTGGAACAGATATTGAAATTTCTCAGGCCCTGCATAAGAGTTTAACAAAAAAAGGAATAACGATATTCAACTCTACCCTGGTGGAGAAGTGCTGGGTCATCAAAGATAAACTCCATGTAAGACTTAAGGGAGCTGTAAACGACTCGATCGAATCTGATGCCATGCTTTTAGCCATTGGAGTTGCTGCACAACCTTCTGAAATCCTAGAGCCTGGTTTAGAGCTTAAAACCGAAAATGGATTCATTTCTGTAGACAATAAATATCAGACATCTATTGAAGGCATCTATGCAGCGGGAGATGTTATCGGGCCCCCCTTACTTGCACATGCAGCTTTCAGGGAAGGATGGGAAGCTGTTGATTGCATGTTTTTAGGCAAGCAATCGACTAGACCTCATTTTGTCCCCAGTTGCGTTTATTGCCAGCCTCAAGTGGCTACTGTGGGTATGACCGAAGAAGAAGCAAAAAAAGAAAACATTCCATATAAGACCGCTAAGTATCCTTATAATGCAAATGGAAAAGCCGTTGCTGCTGGAGAAACAGAAGGTTTCGTTAAACTGATCGTGAGCAGTCGCGATGAGGAAATCCTGGGAGCGCACATTCTTGGTCAGGATGCCAGTGAACTTATTGGAGAATTTGTACTTGCAAAAACACTGGAAAGCACAGCCCAAGAACTGCATCTGGCCATTCATCCTCATCCTACTTTATCTGAGATGATTGGGGAAGTGGCTCTTCTCGTAGAAGGAATTGGCCTTCATCTATAATCTTAAAGAAAATCAACTGTTCGTTAAAGGATAGGTCCTTTTTATATTCTCCCAAGATTACAAGTTGGAACAAGGTTAAGAGAATGGTCAAAAGTAAGATTGCGATCAGCTAAAGCTGCTACAACAGTTGTTAAGGCTAAAGGATAGGAATACTCTTGACTTCTATTCGAAAAACTTTTTTAACAGAGAAAAATAGTAATTCGTGGTACTAAAAGCTAATATTTATTTTTAATAGGAATAAAAAAAAGGAGCAAAGATATGAGTAAGAGAATCGGATTTGTAGGTGTGGGAAGAATGGGTGCAAATATGGCACGTCGTCTTCATGATTTAAAATATCCGGTAACTGTTGTTTATGACGTTTATGAAAAAGCTGCTGAAGAACTAGCTAAAGAAATAGGAGCTGAAGCCTCTAAAAAGCTTGCAAGAGTAACTGAGCTTGCGGATGTGATTTTCACCGTAGTTTCCGATGATGCAGCAATGCACAAAATATTTGCAAAAAATGGTGACAGTCTTTTGATCAACGCAAAGGGCAGGATATTCATCAATACAGCCACGATTTCGCCTCAAACCCACATTGAAGTGGGCAAACTATGTGAAGAAGTTGGAGCTGAAGCTATAGAAGCCTGTATGGCTTCAAGTATTCCACAAGCCAGAAATGGTACTCTTTATTTTATGCTAGGAGGCAAACAAGAGGTTATTAAAGAAGTTGAACCCATTCTCAAAGATATGTCCTCTTCCATGAGATATTGCGGGCCGCTAGGATCAGCAGCCAGGGTCAAAGCTCTTGTCAATATGGTCATGAACATTAATACTGCAGCATTGGCAGAAGGACTCGGGCTAGCAAAGGCCCTGAACCTTGATTTAAATATGATAAGAGAGGTTTTCTCACAAACTGGAGCAAATTCAAGGGTATTGCAAACTGACGGAGAAGATATGCAAAATAGGGAACATACATGCTTTTTCTCTGCTGAACATGCCTTGAAAGATAGTGGTATAGCCCTTAATTTGGCAAAAGATGTGGGATTAAATCTTCCTCTTGCTCAAGCTACCTATAACCAATATCAAAGGCTTGTGAAAAAGGGTTTTGGCCAACTCGATAAGTCAGCGATTTCCGAATTAACTTTCCCCGACCGTCATGGGTTGGATAAAGACTAAAACGCAAAACAAATAAAAAAAGGGGAAGGAATCCTTCCCCTTTTTTTATGATTGCATTGAATTCAAAAGATCAAAAAATCTTAAGATTCAACGTAATCTTTTAAAATAGGTTGATACAAGCTATCTGTTTTTGCTGCCATTATAAAGTCATTGCGATGCAATCCATGAATTTTGTGTGTCCACCACCAAACCGTAACTTTACCCCATTCTGTTAAAAGAGATGGATGATGCTTTTCTTGTTCCGCAAGTCTCCCTACTCTCTCTGTAAAGATTAAAGCTGAAGCAAAATCAGGAAATTCGTAAGCTCTCTCCAACATTTCCACTCCATTTTTTTCGACAATCCGCCACTGTGGGATCTGCTTAATTAATTCCACTTTTTCTTGGGAACTTACTTTTGGGGCATCACCGCGGCAAGCAACACACTTTTCTTCTGAAAGATTGTTTTCTGTCATATTAAAAATAGTATTCATCCTCTGTGACAAAGCAATAGTATCTAGGAAGATAAGCAATAAATAATACAAGCTCAGCCCAATCTGTTATCGGTGTACAATCGTTTCCTTTCAAGCTCATTCCAAACACACAGATAAGGCTTCATTCAATCTTAACCAAAATCCTTATATTCCATCTCTTCGTTAAACATACTTCGATCCAAAGGACTAAACGCCAAAGCAAAAATATGGCCCAATAATCAAATAAGGAGCAGACAAGCTTCAGTTGCTCTTTGCATGCTTGCCTTATTGAGGCGCTACACCATAGACTTTGAGTACATTAAGCAAAGCATCCGCACATTTAGTGACATATACCATAGAGCTCTGCTCTTGCCCTTCAAATCCCTTAGGCGAGGTATAAGATTTGCTAAAAGGAAGCATTTTAAGCTTACGAGCTGAATCGAGTTCCATAGCATAAAACGCTGCAAGAGGAGTCCAAAGAATCGCCGCATCAACTTTTCCTGCTAAAAGATCTTCTAGGGGTTTACCTAATTCTCTTTCCTTATCAGGATAGGCTTTAGCTTTTGCTTTCAGAGAAGTAGCGATTTCTTTAGCTGCACTATTGTCAAGCACGGCTACGGTTAACCCTGACAGTTTGCTATCTTCGGCTGATGAGAAATTTTTCGAAGAACCATCGAAAACGAGAACATATTGTCTTTGATAACCACTCAGCCGAGGTAGAACAGCTTTTAACCAATGAGGATCAGCTTCAACTATGGCACAGGATTTTTTATCAATATTGAGCTGTCCGGCAGCACCCCCACCTTGCTCAGCCGCAGCAACTTTACAGTACCTAACAAAAGTGATGACTTTCCATATTTCGTCATCCGTAAGCACACCCCCAAACATTCGAGGCATGGTCTGTTGGGGGATTTGACCTTTAATAAGTTTAAAAAGAGTCTGATCATCGCTTCCAAAAACCCATGTGTCATCAATAAATGAAGGACACATTCCCCCTCCTCCTCCAGCTCCATGACATCCATTACAACCCATCTTAAAATAAAGCTCTTTACCTTGCGAAACCACCTGTTTATCGGAAGGGGAATAGGGATTCTTTTGTTGAGCAAATAGTACACCAACTGATAAAGACAAAATTAAACAGCTAACAGCTATTTTTTTCATGTTATTATACAAAGAGTTATAGGTTAATCATTCTTTAGAGGAAGAGAGCCATCACTTACTTGAGTTGTTTTGATCTCTTTCCCAACAGAAACAGTCTTTTGCAATACTGGCACGCCATACTCTTCAAGAATATGTTGAATTTCAACATGTTTCAGATCGATGACCTGATCAAGTTTCTTTTTAAGCTCTTGGTCTCCTTTCCTTACACCCATGGAGATATCAAAAGTCACGGGAAATCTTGGATTATCACTTGTTAAGGGGATCATAACCAATGGAAAGTTTCTTTTTTTAATATAAAAGCCCGCCACAGGTCCCCATACCAAACCGACGTCAATCTTAGCGTTCATGACATCCTCTACAACTTTTCCCGGAGATTCTTCCGGATGAAATATGGGATCAAAGAAAGGTGAATAACCCACGACATTCTCAATAATACCTCTTTCTGCAAGGAGCTGGTGAGGAGGACTGTTGATGAGGACCCCAATTTTGAGGGTTTTTAAAACAGGATCATTAAGTGATTGAATGGATAACCCCCGGTCTTTTTTATAAACCATGACGTAAGAAGTCCTATAATAAGGTTTAGTCGTAAGAACCTGACCCCAATTGGAAGGTACTCCAATGATCACGTTACATTTACCCAATTTTAATGTGTTTCTTACTAACCCTCTTTGATGAGCAAACCAATAGTAAGACAAAGGCAGCTTGAGAGTATCGGCCACAAGCTGGGCAATTTTATTTTCAAAACCTTCCAATTTTTGGTTTGAAAAAGGAAGGTTCCCTGGATCAGCACAAGAACAGATGTCTTCTGCACTTGCACGCTGCCCTATAAAAGCCATTAAAAAGAGACAAGATAAAATTGTTCTTAAGCTCTTTCTAAATGATATTTCACAAAATCTAATCATCGTGTCTTTCTTTTGGAAAACGTTAGCCTCTATTTTTTAAAACCGTAGTTTTGCTAGAGAATAACAGAACCCTATAGATTTTTTTAAAAAGACCTTTAAGACCTTTTACCTCAAGATCTCTTTTTAATGTAACCCATTTTTAGAGATTCTCTCCCCCATTTATATGTTGATGATTTTTTGAAAACCAACCTTTTAGCCGCTACCCTATTATATTTTCAGAGTAGCGGCTAGAGGTTCAATCAATAATCGTAGCTTTATTCCAACGAAAAGACGTAGAGTTCGCCACCAATGGTCGTAGCCTTTGGAAGTCCAGCTTGATAAGCAACACCCACGGCTCCTAGACCGGCGTAGGGATCGTCAGGAGGTAAGTTCTGGGCTACAGCAATACCAAACCACCCACCGACTCCAGAGTAAACAGCTACGTACTGTTTCTTATCAGGTCCCAAGAATGTAATGGGGTTGCCAATAATTCCTGAACCAAGTTTTTGCTGCCAGAGCACTTTTCCTGTCTTTATATCCACTGCTTTAAACCATCCATCCATCGTTCCATAAAAGGCGAGTCCACCAGCCGTAACCACTGGACCACTCCAAACAGGAAAATGTTCATGGATTTCCCATACTCTCTTCCCCTTAAGAGCATCGTAGCAAATGAATGCACCATAATAATCGTCTTTGCCTTCATGCCCTGAATACATAAGCACGTTGGCGCCAACGTAAGGGGCTCCTGCTGTGTAGGTCGCTTCTACCCCTTCATAGTTCATACACATATTGTTGGTCGGAACATAAAATAATCCTGTCTGTGGATTAAAAGCAGCAGGTTGTTGGTCTTTGCCACCCATGGAATTAGGACAAATACCTTTGGTATCAACACCCTGTTTCGTCCTTTTTTCAGGGATCTCAACGGGTCTATCATTTTCCTTGCTAATTTCTTTTGCCCAATTTTCATAGACAAAAGGCTGAGCTTCAATTAATTGACCCGTTCTTCTATCCAATACGTAACCAAAGCCGTTACGATCGAAATGAACAAGACAAGGGGTTTTCTTTCCCTTTACCGTTAAATCTGGAAGAATCATTTCGTTGATTCCATCATAATCCCAGGAATCCCATGGAGTCATCTGGTATGCCCAACGTGCTTTACCCGTATCGGGCCGTCTGGCTATAATAGAACAGGACCATTTATTGTCTCCCCCCTTTCTCTGCTCGGCATTCCAAGTACCTGGGTTACCTGTTCCATAATAGAAGAGATCAAGAGCAGGATCATAGCTATACCATCCCCAAGTTGTTCCTCCTCCAAGCTTCCACTGCTCCCCAGGCCAAGTTTTCGTTCCATCGCCGGGTCCACCATGTTGGGGAAATTCCTTATTGAAATCGGAATCGATCAAAACTTCCTCATCTGGTCCCTGGCTATAAGCCAGCCAAACTCTATTGCCCGTATTGATATCATAGGCGCCCACTCTTCCTCTGACTCCAAATTCCCCACCAGATACTCCAACAAGTACCTTATCTTTGACAACCAAGGGTGCACCCGTAATCGTTTCCCCTTTAGTCACGTCCGCATGCTTGGTTTTCCAAAGTTCTTTTCCTGTATTTGCATCAAGAGCAATTATCTGTCCATCAAGGGTAGCCAAAAAGAGCTTGCCATTGGCATAAGCCAGTCCCCTGTTGACTACGTCGCAACAAGCCACTGCTACTGCTTGGCTATTCTGAACAGGAGTATATTGCCACTTAATTGCATAGGGCTTTTGAGTCAAATCAAGGGCATAAACATGGTTGGGATAGGCTGAATGAACGTACATCGTCGATCCAACGACCAGCGGTCCACCTTCATGTCCACGCAAGGCCCCTGTTGAAAAGCTCCAAGCAAGACGCAATCGGGACACATTTTTCGTATTTATCTGGGTCAGCTCACTAAAACGGGTATTTGCATAATTTTTGTTTTGCATGACCCATTGAGCTGGATCTTTCTCAAGTTTAACGAGCTCATCATTCGCTTTTGTAACGGGTAAAGAACCTAATAAGCCAAAAGCCGCTAAAAAGGTGGCTTTCTTTGCCACGGAATATCTTTTAGGCTTTTTTAATTTAACTGTCATCGCTTCCTCCTTTATTTATTCTATGGTGCCTTCCATTTACCACTCTTGTGATCTAAGTCAATAACAAATGTAATAATTTTTGTTGACAGATTAAAAAGTAATCTGTCTTGCCGTTATTATTCGCCTTATTCACTTGAGTGTTTTTATTAGCATTATCACTTATATAATTTTTAACATAAAATGAAGCTTTTTTTTCGAACAGATTTATTTAATTGCCAATCTTTTAAAATCGCTTTTTGGGGACAATCTGTTTCTTTTATTGGAAGTTGGATACATTTAGTGGGTTTAAGTTGGCTCGCTTTCCAGCTTACTCGTTCACCCTTGGGCCTCGGTTTGGTTGGTTTTTCCTCCACTATTCCTTCTTTTTTATTTTCTTTTCTTTCAGGTATAACAGCCGACAAATTCTCCAGGCTTAAAATCCTGGTAATAAGCCAATTTGCTAATTTTCTTCTTTCCTTTTTACTGGGTTTATTGAGTACTTTAAAGGTAGTCAATTTCTATGAAGTCCTTATTCTCTCCTTTGGGATGGGTATTTTCAGCAATATGGAACTTCCCTCAAGGCAGGCTCTGTTTCTTTCTTTTTTACCCGATACAGAGTTAAAAAGAGCCATCGCCATAAATGGACTTCTTTTCAACTTGGCAAAATTGATTGGTCCAGCAGCCGCAGCCTTTCTTATTCCTCTTTATGGCTCCTCGATCTGTTTTTTTATAAACAGTCTCTCTTATGGAGTATCCATTCTTTCTTTCATCATCGCTTCGTCTAAAAATCAAAAGAAGGAAAAAACCATTTCCAAATCAAACTTAAAAAAAAGTTTTTTCTCACTCATTGCAAATCCTCTTATTTCTTATCCAGCCCTACTTCTGGGCATTGTTACTCTTTTTGGTTGGTCCTACTCTGTTCTTCTTCCCTATGTTTCTTCACACATCTACAATAAGGGCTCCCAAGGGTTGTCCTTATTCTACAGTGCAAGCGGCCTAGGAGCTATTATCGCCACATTGATTATAACTTTTTATCCCAACCTCTTTAGCTCCTTAAAACTTAGGCAAATCTCCATTATTATTTTCTGCCTTTGCCTTTTTCTTTTCTCCTTTTTCCCTCCCTTTTATATTTCTCTTTTTCTTATTACGTTATTAGGCTTTGGTCTTTCCCTTTTTATAGCGGCAACAACCATGATTCTCCAGGAAAGAATTGCTGGGGAGTCAAGAGGAATGGTTTTTGGCCTAAGTTCTTTCTTTTTTCAGGGTTTTTTTGGCTTTGGCAATCTTCTAATGGGAACAGTTGCTCAATTTGCGGGTGTAAGATTAAGTCTTTTGCTCAGCTCAATCATCTGTTTTGTTGCCTTTTTATTTTTTGAACGTCCAATTCGAATCCAAAAACAAACTCTACCCATAAACTAAACCACAACCTTTATACTGGATTTTACCTTTAATAGGTCGAAGTTATATTTGGCTATGTCTGATCCTCGAATAAACACCCTTTTTTTGGATGTCGGAGGTGTTCTGCTTACCAATGGATGGGATACACAAGGAAGAAAAAAAGCGGCTGAACTGTTCGGATTGGATCCCATAGAATTTGACGATAGGCATCACTTAACCTTTGATACCTATGAACAAGGAAAGCTTACTCTGCATGAATATTTAAGAAGAACGGTATTTTATCAAAGTCGGCCTTTTACTATGGATGACTTTAGGCAATTTATGTTCAGTCTTTCCCGCCCTTTCCCTGAAATGATAGAACTCATCAAAGCATTGAAAAAAAAATATAACTTAAGGATTGCGGTATTAAGCAACGAAGGCAGGGAGCTGCAAATTCACAGGATTCAAACTTTCAATCTGAATAGCTTTATTGATTACTTTATCGTCTCCTCGTTCGTCCATTTAAGAAAACCAGATGTGGATATTTTTCAATTGGCTCTTGATGTCGCTCAATCTCCACCCAGTTCAGTCCTTTATATCGAAGATAGACCCATGTTCGTAGATGTAGCCAGAAGTCTTGGCATCGAAGCCATTAGGCATGAAAGTTACGAAAAAACAAAAGCAGCCCTCATTTCTTATGGGCTTATCCCCTAATCGTTCTTTTCTAAACTTGCTATCTATCAGTTCGGTTTTCTCAACCATGCTCGCTTGAATCACAACCATAACACGGCTTGCTTCTTGTTCTCCAAGTTTAATGGCTATTTGAATGATTAGACCTGCAGGTAATCTTTTATGGAGAAAAGGGATACCATGTTTTAATAGACTAAGCACTGCTCAATGAATAGAGTTGATAAAGCCCCGAAAATTTTGATCAAAGGGTTTCATTTACAAAAATGGCAAAATAAAATATAATAATATATCCCGAGGGGTATGCCGCCACTCGACTTTTAGGCTCTATAAGTCGAGAGGAAAGTCCGGACTCTATAAGGCAGCGATCCACTGGAAACAGTGGGCTTGGATGAGCAAAAGCCTTCCAAGACGGAGAGTGTCACAGAAAACATACCGCTTAACAGTTATCGTTAAGCAAGGGTGAAAAGGCGGGGTAAGAGCCCACCGCATGAATGGTAACATTCATGGCAGGAAAAACCCATCGCAGAGCAAGGCCAAGCAGGGACATGGGTTGCCTTACCCATCTCATCAAAGCATGATGAGAACTCCCAGGTAGGCCGCACCGCTTTGCCAAAAGCGGATCCCTTTAAAGTACAGGGATAGACAGATGGCGGCAAGTCCAGTATCCTGGACTACAGAATCCGGCTTATTCCCCTCGGTATTTTTATAGATTGACTTTAAAAACTTAAAAATCCCTTTCAATCAAATGGATAGCTCCTGTTTTGACCAATGCAGAAACACTGTCTCCATCCCTAATTTTCATTTCGATGAGAGAGCTCTGGCTTATAAGGGCATTAAGCATAATCCCGCAGTCAATGGAAAGGTGAGCTAAGCCTTCTGTCATTTTTATTTTCTTCACCCTACCCGTATAACGATTTCTCACACTG
The DNA window shown above is from Methylacidiphilum caldifontis and carries:
- a CDS encoding pyruvate dehydrogenase complex dihydrolipoamide acetyltransferase; translation: MKQITMPLLSPSMSEGQIVRWLKKEGEAIHEGEVIAEVETDKAIMDLEAFESGILKQILLPEGGRAPVNTPIALIEAESEETEQTAAAVSGQIKEEKEIPETQPFTKSSAEIKQNLGEEKPQRIRSSPLARKIAKEEQIELSEIQGTGPGGRIVKRDVLERLEQKKQLSTTIPKLTGPSLQPLTGAIKLPLSLMREKIAKRLLESKTTIPHFYLETEVSVTALSHFRNELNQYYSQQEPSWKFTYNDFILKATIEALKRVPSVNASWNGDSILRYNSINIAFAVAIEDGLITPVIKDGQNKSLMMLSKEAKELIQKAQERKLTPEEYTGGTITVSNLGMYGIENFYAIIDPPQVMILAIGAIIKKPIVDGQNNIVIGEVMRVSASCDHRVVDGATGAKFLKEFKQLMENPLSMLV
- the lpdA gene encoding dihydrolipoyl dehydrogenase, which codes for MNNDLDLIVIGGGPAGYVAALRAAQIGKKVAVIEEDKLGGVCSNWGCIPTKALLKTAELLESCRRADSFGLEISGLKFDYAKVIARSRQSATRMSSGVEYLFKSRGIRWIKARAKINKEKKIRVFYPAEKTEELHSPFILICTGCKPKTIPSIKVDGKIIFTSREALESTRLPKKIVIVGGGAIGIEFAYFYRCLGSEVVVVEMTSHILPGTDIEISQALHKSLTKKGITIFNSTLVEKCWVIKDKLHVRLKGAVNDSIESDAMLLAIGVAAQPSEILEPGLELKTENGFISVDNKYQTSIEGIYAAGDVIGPPLLAHAAFREGWEAVDCMFLGKQSTRPHFVPSCVYCQPQVATVGMTEEEAKKENIPYKTAKYPYNANGKAVAAGETEGFVKLIVSSRDEEILGAHILGQDASELIGEFVLAKTLESTAQELHLAIHPHPTLSEMIGEVALLVEGIGLHL
- a CDS encoding NAD(P)-dependent oxidoreductase translates to MSKRIGFVGVGRMGANMARRLHDLKYPVTVVYDVYEKAAEELAKEIGAEASKKLARVTELADVIFTVVSDDAAMHKIFAKNGDSLLINAKGRIFINTATISPQTHIEVGKLCEEVGAEAIEACMASSIPQARNGTLYFMLGGKQEVIKEVEPILKDMSSSMRYCGPLGSAARVKALVNMVMNINTAALAEGLGLAKALNLDLNMIREVFSQTGANSRVLQTDGEDMQNREHTCFFSAEHALKDSGIALNLAKDVGLNLPLAQATYNQYQRLVKKGFGQLDKSAISELTFPDRHGLDKD
- a CDS encoding 4a-hydroxytetrahydrobiopterin dehydratase, producing MNTIFNMTENNLSEEKCVACRGDAPKVSSQEKVELIKQIPQWRIVEKNGVEMLERAYEFPDFASALIFTERVGRLAEQEKHHPSLLTEWGKVTVWWWTHKIHGLHRNDFIMAAKTDSLYQPILKDYVES
- a CDS encoding c-type cytochrome yields the protein MKKIAVSCLILSLSVGVLFAQQKNPYSPSDKQVVSQGKELYFKMGCNGCHGAGGGGGMCPSFIDDTWVFGSDDQTLFKLIKGQIPQQTMPRMFGGVLTDDEIWKVITFVRYCKVAAAEQGGGAAGQLNIDKKSCAIVEADPHWLKAVLPRLSGYQRQYVLVFDGSSKNFSSAEDSKLSGLTVAVLDNSAAKEIATSLKAKAKAYPDKERELGKPLEDLLAGKVDAAILWTPLAAFYAMELDSARKLKMLPFSKSYTSPKGFEGQEQSSMVYVTKCADALLNVLKVYGVAPQ
- a CDS encoding substrate-binding domain-containing protein; this translates as MIRFCEISFRKSLRTILSCLFLMAFIGQRASAEDICSCADPGNLPFSNQKLEGFENKIAQLVADTLKLPLSYYWFAHQRGLVRNTLKLGKCNVIIGVPSNWGQVLTTKPYYRTSYVMVYKKDRGLSIQSLNDPVLKTLKIGVLINSPPHQLLAERGIIENVVGYSPFFDPIFHPEESPGKVVEDVMNAKIDVGLVWGPVAGFYIKKRNFPLVMIPLTSDNPRFPVTFDISMGVRKGDQELKKKLDQVIDLKHVEIQHILEEYGVPVLQKTVSVGKEIKTTQVSDGSLPLKND
- a CDS encoding methanol/ethanol family PQQ-dependent dehydrogenase, which gives rise to MTVKLKKPKRYSVAKKATFLAAFGLLGSLPVTKANDELVKLEKDPAQWVMQNKNYANTRFSELTQINTKNVSRLRLAWSFSTGALRGHEGGPLVVGSTMYVHSAYPNHVYALDLTQKPYAIKWQYTPVQNSQAVAVACCDVVNRGLAYANGKLFLATLDGQIIALDANTGKELWKTKHADVTKGETITGAPLVVKDKVLVGVSGGEFGVRGRVGAYDINTGNRVWLAYSQGPDEEVLIDSDFNKEFPQHGGPGDGTKTWPGEQWKLGGGTTWGWYSYDPALDLFYYGTGNPGTWNAEQRKGGDNKWSCSIIARRPDTGKARWAYQMTPWDSWDYDGINEMILPDLTVKGKKTPCLVHFDRNGFGYVLDRRTGQLIEAQPFVYENWAKEISKENDRPVEIPEKRTKQGVDTKGICPNSMGGKDQQPAAFNPQTGLFYVPTNNMCMNYEGVEATYTAGAPYVGANVLMYSGHEGKDDYYGAFICYDALKGKRVWEIHEHFPVWSGPVVTAGGLAFYGTMDGWFKAVDIKTGKVLWQQKLGSGIIGNPITFLGPDKKQYVAVYSGVGGWFGIAVAQNLPPDDPYAGLGAVGVAYQAGLPKATTIGGELYVFSLE
- a CDS encoding MFS transporter, with the translated sequence MKLFFRTDLFNCQSFKIAFWGQSVSFIGSWIHLVGLSWLAFQLTRSPLGLGLVGFSSTIPSFLFSFLSGITADKFSRLKILVISQFANFLLSFLLGLLSTLKVVNFYEVLILSFGMGIFSNMELPSRQALFLSFLPDTELKRAIAINGLLFNLAKLIGPAAAAFLIPLYGSSICFFINSLSYGVSILSFIIASSKNQKKEKTISKSNLKKSFFSLIANPLISYPALLLGIVTLFGWSYSVLLPYVSSHIYNKGSQGLSLFYSASGLGAIIATLIITFYPNLFSSLKLRQISIIIFCLCLFLFSFFPPFYISLFLITLLGFGLSLFIAATTMILQERIAGESRGMVFGLSSFFFQGFFGFGNLLMGTVAQFAGVRLSLLLSSIICFVAFLFFERPIRIQKQTLPIN
- a CDS encoding HAD family hydrolase — translated: MSDPRINTLFLDVGGVLLTNGWDTQGRKKAAELFGLDPIEFDDRHHLTFDTYEQGKLTLHEYLRRTVFYQSRPFTMDDFRQFMFSLSRPFPEMIELIKALKKKYNLRIAVLSNEGRELQIHRIQTFNLNSFIDYFIVSSFVHLRKPDVDIFQLALDVAQSPPSSVLYIEDRPMFVDVARSLGIEAIRHESYEKTKAALISYGLIP